A genomic window from Streptomyces sp. NBC_01429 includes:
- a CDS encoding DUF3631 domain-containing protein, whose product MTDAQPNTPSLPDDSGTSWPPVAVPGQPSGAAAPPTEEDPDDTASPTPLSEGVQILDDLRAQLKRYVAMPSEEAVTAVALWVAATHLQRAWQHAPRLAIVAPEKRCGKSRLLDVVTETVHNRLITVNASAAAIFRSIDGNDPPTLLVDEADTMFSTTKAAEKNEEVRGLINAGHQRGRPTLRVSGPEHQVQEFPTFAMAALAGIGDLPDTIMDRAVVIRMRRRAAGEKVASFRTGRDTPALNAIRDRLRAWLQPLYELAMEMEPPMPVEDRAADTWEPLVIVADLAGGDWPALARTACRTTTDYEAGQDEEGGLRTRLLVGIRRTFAAVGDPAVLSTKHLLESLNADREAPWAEYGANGLTPRGLQLLLKPYGIGSANRRFPEGTQAKGFARNQFLDTWARYCPEPKAADASVSSADGPLPGTPA is encoded by the coding sequence ATGACCGATGCCCAGCCGAATACGCCATCCCTCCCGGACGACTCCGGCACGTCGTGGCCCCCAGTCGCCGTCCCCGGCCAACCGTCCGGCGCTGCTGCGCCTCCAACAGAAGAGGACCCCGACGACACTGCCTCGCCTACGCCGCTATCCGAGGGGGTGCAGATCCTGGATGACCTGCGGGCGCAGCTGAAGCGGTACGTGGCGATGCCGAGCGAGGAGGCCGTCACAGCGGTGGCCTTGTGGGTCGCGGCAACGCATCTTCAGCGTGCGTGGCAGCACGCGCCGCGCCTGGCGATCGTCGCGCCGGAGAAGCGGTGCGGCAAGTCCCGCCTGCTGGACGTGGTCACCGAGACCGTGCACAACCGGCTGATCACGGTCAACGCCAGCGCGGCGGCGATCTTCCGGTCGATCGACGGGAACGACCCGCCGACTCTCCTGGTCGACGAGGCCGACACCATGTTCAGCACCACCAAGGCCGCGGAGAAGAACGAGGAGGTCCGCGGTCTCATCAACGCCGGACACCAGCGCGGCCGGCCGACACTGCGAGTGTCCGGCCCCGAGCACCAGGTGCAGGAGTTCCCCACCTTCGCCATGGCGGCCCTGGCTGGGATCGGCGACCTGCCGGACACGATCATGGACCGTGCGGTGGTCATCCGAATGCGCCGCCGAGCAGCGGGCGAGAAGGTGGCGTCCTTCCGCACTGGCCGGGACACACCCGCCCTGAACGCGATCCGCGATCGCCTCCGCGCCTGGCTCCAGCCGCTCTATGAACTGGCCATGGAGATGGAGCCACCGATGCCGGTCGAGGACCGCGCGGCGGACACCTGGGAACCGCTGGTCATCGTCGCCGATCTCGCCGGAGGTGACTGGCCCGCGCTGGCCCGCACCGCCTGCCGCACCACGACCGACTACGAGGCCGGCCAGGACGAGGAAGGCGGTCTTCGCACCCGCCTCCTGGTCGGCATCCGCCGCACCTTCGCCGCCGTCGGCGACCCTGCCGTGCTCAGCACGAAACACCTGTTGGAATCCCTGAACGCAGACAGGGAAGCACCGTGGGCGGAGTACGGCGCAAACGGCCTGACCCCGCGCGGCCTGCAACTGCTGCTCAAGCCGTACGGCATCGGCTCGGCCAACCGCCGCTTCCCGGAGGGCACCCAGGCCAAGGGCTTCGCGCGCAACCAATTCCTCGACACCTGGGCGCGCTACTGCCCTGAGCCGAAGGCGGCAGACGCGTCCGTCTCGTCAGCCGACGGTCCCCTTCCCGGCACCCCAGCCTGA
- a CDS encoding helix-turn-helix domain-containing protein yields MLQTAVHCYERKGVSVAEEESSEGVLLSGEANVATRIRVEREARGWSTNALSDRLNEAGFDMNPSAVWRIENGKRRINLDDAIGFAEVFGIGLRNLVGPPQLAAKARAMELIDEVLDAFRATQRANMAFTEARDALDAYLTGHPDIREEADLMVQSAIAEEANKTMLKMHGPPPGGRDGHSTDGV; encoded by the coding sequence GTGCTGCAAACCGCAGTGCATTGCTACGAACGGAAGGGCGTGTCAGTGGCGGAGGAGGAGTCGTCCGAGGGCGTTCTGCTCAGCGGTGAGGCGAACGTCGCGACCCGCATCAGGGTGGAACGCGAGGCGCGTGGCTGGAGTACCAATGCCCTGTCCGACCGGCTCAACGAGGCCGGCTTCGACATGAACCCATCCGCGGTCTGGCGGATCGAAAATGGCAAGCGCCGCATCAACCTCGATGACGCCATCGGCTTCGCCGAGGTCTTCGGCATTGGCCTGCGCAACCTCGTCGGGCCACCTCAGCTGGCGGCCAAGGCCCGAGCTATGGAGCTCATCGACGAGGTCTTGGACGCTTTCCGCGCGACGCAGAGAGCCAACATGGCCTTCACCGAGGCGCGCGACGCTCTCGACGCCTACCTGACCGGGCACCCTGACATCCGCGAGGAGGCCGACCTCATGGTCCAGTCCGCCATCGCAGAAGAGGCCAACAAGACCATGCTGAAGATGCACGGCCCTCCGCCCGGTGGCCGTGACGGTCACTCCACCGACGGGGTATAG
- a CDS encoding helix-turn-helix domain-containing protein, with product MRQPPITPASEPTLPAEVGLPRLYVPEEVAAVLGCSVWWVKDRARRRLIPFTRVGRAYRFSDEHLAEIIRMHEERPAVNAQRTGGAPAPTRKPPARHRPDVAVPTVRLQARPPRRMAKSQYGTAA from the coding sequence TTGCGTCAACCCCCGATAACCCCTGCCTCCGAACCGACTTTGCCCGCCGAGGTCGGCCTGCCGCGCCTCTACGTCCCCGAGGAAGTCGCCGCCGTACTCGGCTGCTCCGTTTGGTGGGTCAAGGACCGCGCTCGCCGTCGGCTCATCCCGTTCACCCGCGTCGGCCGTGCTTACCGCTTCTCGGACGAGCACCTCGCGGAGATCATCCGCATGCACGAAGAGCGCCCCGCCGTGAATGCGCAGCGCACCGGCGGCGCTCCTGCGCCGACGCGCAAGCCTCCCGCTCGGCACCGGCCCGATGTGGCTGTACCCACCGTCCGGCTCCAGGCCCGGCCACCGCGCCGGATGGCCAAGTCCCAGTACGGAACTGCTGCTTAA